From Larus michahellis chromosome 8, bLarMic1.1, whole genome shotgun sequence, one genomic window encodes:
- the PCSK9 gene encoding proprotein convertase subtilisin/kexin type 9 gives MSPRGLALVVALVAARAVAELAEELVLALGAAEEEAAAVGVPPSVPAAFHRAAKASWRLPGRYVVVLRAGGGEAEVRRTARRLQARAARRGYLTELLHIFHLLPAFLVKMSGDVLDTALKLPHVEYVEEDAYVFAQSIPWNLGRIVPPQPGSGAYSPPNKGDLVEIYLLDTSVQSTHREIAGRVLVTDFESVPEEDGTRFHRQASKCDSHGTHMAGVLSGRDAGVASGANVRSLRVLNCQGKGTVSGTLIGLEFIEATLDAQRRVPPVVLLPFAGAYSRVLNAGCRRMAQMGVAMVAAAGNYKDDACLYSPASEPEVITVGATNSEDQPASIGTLGTNFGRCVDLFAPGDDIIGASSDCSTCFTAQSGTSQAAAHVAGIAAMLLSAEPQLSLAELRQRLLHFATKNVMDVARFPEEQRLQTPNSVARLPARLGAEEQLYCRSVWSARSGLTRHATAVARCAGAEEMLSCSSFSRSGRRLGEHMEDKDGQKQCVAHNAFRGQGVYAIARCCTWPRAECRINTSSQVAEGADCSPRDHVLTGCSFHSPAAALGDGGRPVVGPGSGPSRCAGRTEVTAHALCCPAAGLECRVKERTSPGSAEKVTVSCDDGWTLTGCSAHSQSPGTMGAYAVDDTCVAASVPGSSTAVAIAICCRSRQ, from the exons ATGTCCCCGCGGGGGCTGGCGCTGGTGGTGGCGCTGGTGGCGGCGCGGGCGGTGGCGGAGCTGGCGGAGGAGCTGGTGCTGGCGCTGGGGGCAGCCGAGGAGGAAGCCGCCGCCGTCGGGGTCCCCCCGTCGGTACCCGCCGCCTTCCATCGCGCCGCCAAG GCGTCGTGGCGGCTGCCCGGGCGCTACGTGGTGgtgctgcgggcgggcggcggcgaggccGAGGTGCGAAGGACGGCGCGGCGGCTGCAGGCCCGGGCGGCTCGGCGGGGGTACCTGACCGAGCTGCTGCACATCTTCCACCTCCTGCCCGCCTTCCTGGTGAAGATGAGCGGCGACGTCCTGGACACG GCGCTGAAGCTGCCACACGTGGAGTACGTCGAGGAGGACGCCTACGTCTTCGCCCAGAGCATCCCCTGGAACCTGGGCAGGATCGTGCCGCCGCAGCCCGGTTCGGGCGCCTACAGCCCTCCCA ATAAAGGTGACCTGGTGGAGATTTACCTGCTGGACACCAGCGTGCAGAGCACCCATCGGGAGATCGCGGGCAGGGTGCTTGTCACCGACTTCGAGAGCGTCCCCGAGGAGGATGGCACCCGCTTCCACAGGCAG GCCAGCAAGTGTGACAGCCACGGCACCCACATGGCCGGGGTGCTGAGCGGGCGCGACGCCGGCGTGGCCTCGGGCGCCAACGTCCGCAGCCTCCGCGTGCTGAACTGCCAGGGGAAGGGCACCGTCAGCGGGACCCTCATCG GGCTGGAGTTTATCGAGGCGACGCTGGATGCTCAGCGCCGCGTGCCGCCGGTGGTGCTGCTGCCCTTTGCCGGTGCCTACAGCCGAGTGCTCAATGCCGGCTGTCGGCGGATGGCGCAGATGGGGGTGGCGATGGTCGCGGCTGCCGGTAACTACAAGGACGATGCCTGCCTGTACTCGCCAGCGTCTGAGCCGGAG GTCATCACGGTGGGTGCCACCAACAGCGAGGACCAGCCCGCCTCCATCGGCACCCTGGGCACCAACTTCGGCCGCTGCGTGGACCTGTTCGCCCCCGGGGACGACATCATCGGCGCCTCCAGCGACTGCAGCACGTGCTTCACAGCGCAGAGCGGGACGTCGCAGGCGGCCGCGCACGTGGCAG GCATCGCCGCCATGCTGCTCAGCGCCGAGCCCCAGCTGAGCCTCGCCGAACTCCGGCAGCGCCTCCTGCACTTCGCCACCAAGAACGTCATGGATGTGGCACGGTTCCCCGAGGAGCAGCGGCTCCAGACGCCCAACAGCGTGGCCAGGCTGCCCGCCCGGCTGGGCGCAG AGGAGCAGCTGTACTGCCGCTCGGTGTGGTCGGCGCGCTCGGGGCTCACCCGGCACGCCACCGCCGTGGCTCGCTGCGCCGGCGCCGAGGAGATGCTCAGCTGCTCCAGCTTCTCCCGCAGCGGCAGGCGGCTGGGGGAGCACATGGAG GACAAGGACGGGCAGAAGCAGTGCGTGGCACACAACGCTTTCCGGGGACAGGGTGTCTACGCCATCGCCAGGTGCTGCACCTGGCCCAGGGCCGAGTGCCGGATCAACACCAGCTCCCAGGTGGCCGAGGGGGCTGACTGCTCCCCGCGGGACCACGTGCTGACCG gctgcagtTTCCATTCCCCGGCCGCGGCGCTGGGTGACGGTGGCAGACCCGTCGTGGGGCCGGGGAGCGGGCCCAGCCGCTGCGCTGGCAGGACAGAGGTGACAGCGCACGCCTTGTGCTGCCCCGCGGCGGGCCTCGAGTGTCGGGTGAAGGAGCGCACGTCCCCGGGCTCTGCGGAGAAG GTGACGGTGTCCTGCGATGACGGCTGGACGCTGACGGGCTGTAGCGCCCATTCCCAGAGCCCTGGCACCATGGGAGCCTACGCCGTGGACGATACCTGCGTGGCAGCCAGCGTCCCGGGCAGCAGCACGGCCGTGGCCATCGCCATTTGCTGCCGGAGCCGGCAGTAG
- the BSND gene encoding barttin, producing the protein MAEEKTFRYGFIMLGLFLVMTGMFIMSVEKPQIYITFCALGVLLVAVGITWSMCQCYPKITFIPVDLEAERFLDHKPIVLPERDTRLIVPCPSQEATNTYEKSLPSYEQIQRQEVGSDPLPPIAQPRPRSCSQLAVQAKAEVHRELGGAGDPPQEPVPRLETAAGSPPRPPPSDAPLASLLEDMDTPSLEGSLPGSPAPLGRPPPSTARSGCIPTSSPAGGEHPASPRKGTREENDLYYGLQEGPDTLLEDSDCLFEPEN; encoded by the exons ATGGCCGAGGAGAAGACCTTTCGCTATGGGTTCATCATGCTGGGTCTCTTCCTGGTGATGACGGGGATGTTCATCATGAGTGTGGAAAAACCCCAGATCTACATCACCTTCTGTGCCCTGGGCGTCCTGCTCGTAGCCGTGGGCATCACCTGGAGCATGTGCCAGTGCTACCCGAAG ATAACGTTCATTCCTGTAGACCTCGAGGCTGAGCGGTTCCTGGACCACAAACCCATCGTGCTGCCGGAGAGGGACACCCG CTTGATTGTACCCTGTCCCAGCCAAGAGGCCACCAACACCTACGAGAAAAGCCTGCCCTCCTACGAGCAGATCCAGAGGCAGGAGGTGGGCTCAGACCCGCTCCCACCCATTGCCCAGCCCAGACCCCGCAGCTGCTCCCAGCTGGCCGTGCAGGCCAAAGCAGAGGTCCACCGGGAGCTAGGGGGTGCCGGAGACCCCCCCCAAGAGCCGGTGCCGCGGCTGGAAACAGCGGCAGGCAG ccccccccggccacccccaaGCGATGCGCCGCTGGCATCCCTCCTGGAGGACATGGACACGCCGTCGCTGGAGGGCTCCTTGCCCGGTAGCCCTGCGCCTCTGGGCCGGCCCCCACCATCCACTGCCCGCTCCGGCTGCATCCCGACCAGCTCCCCGGCGGGGGGAGAGCACCCCGCTTCCCCTCGCAAAGGCACCAGGGAGGAGAACGACCTCTATTATGGGCTCCAAGAGGGGCCGGACACTCTCCTCGAGGATAGCGACTGCCTTTTTGAGCCTGAAAACTGA